The Dokdonia donghaensis DSW-1 DNA window AGTTGAGATACGACATATTGCCCAAGGTCTTTTCCCTGGTTAAGACCTATCTCTACAGCCGCACGATAGTGTATACCACCATACATACGACTTATAGCAGCTTCTTGTGCTGCTGCTCTAAAGGATTTAAAATTACGTATAGGTAAACCATAAGCAATCTCTGTGTCATCATTAAAAGAGAAGTTGTCTCCAAAAATACTAGTGAGGCTCTCTGCCGCAGCACCAGACACTACTGAGTGGCCACTTACGTACTCTGGAAAAGGAGGTGTTTGTAAAATAGGTTTCCAAGAGTCATCTATATGATCATTTATAAGCGTCTCCGGACGTATTAAATTAGAGCGGTACTTCTCATCCCAACAAGATATAAAAGCGTCATACATTGCTATGGTCGTTTTTGTATAGGCGTGCAAAGTATGTACTACATCTAGGCCAGCCTTTTTTGAGGCAATTTTTGTAATACCAACCCAGTGACCGCCAGGGGTTATCTTTTTTGTGGCAAACATTAAATGACCTCTCGTAACAGACACATAAGGATTACAATCCCAAAACTGTGCTATGGCAATCTCCTCAGAGGTATCTCCGTCTTTTGTTATTTGCTGGCTTATGTCATAAACCTCCTTAAGCTCTTTATAAAAATCTGAGTCTTCTTCTAGTGAAAATGCTGGTGGTGGTACAGGTTTAAATTGGTCTGCCGTATTAATTACAAATGGTCTTATTTTATTCCAGTGTGGTTCAATTCCATCCATATATGCGGGAGGTGTAGGTTGCCATCTAGAAGGCTCGTCAGAACGCACAGAGAACTTAGGCATTGTGCGAGTTTGTTTGTAATTATCACCATCCATCCACGCTGCAATATGATTAGACACTTGTAGACCATAATCTCTTGACTGTACAAACTCCTCTTCATTAAGCTCTTGCCATCCTGCATAAAGACTATCTCTATAAGTCTCTATATCTTGCTCAGAAAATATAAGACGTTTACTCATATCCATATGAGCAACGAGGGCTGCAAGTTCATAGTTGATAGATGCGTCTTCTGCAGGTGTTGGGATTGCTTTAAAATTTGTGAGTTGTCCTGATAGTGAAGAAAATGTAGGATTGTCTTGAGCTAGTATCTCGTAGGCAGCAATATTAGGATATGCATAAATTCTACTAGCTACTGGAGGCGAGAAGATATCGTGTATAATTACTTCTGTAACTTTATCTATCGCATTATGAAAGTGATCTGGAGTAATCACAATAGGCTCACTCTTTTTTGAACAAGAGCTTAAAGTAATTAAAGCAGTAAGTAGGACTATGAGTGTGTACTGTGTTTTCATTATTGTGTAGTTTCTATTGTATATACCTGTGCTGGTTCATTATTAAAAGTAACGAGCAAGTAATTTGTGTTATTATATGTTATGATAGATAGCTTACGAACAGACTTTTGAACAAAATCTATCCCTAGGGTATACCCATCTATTATTTCTTTTTCTGATTTTATAAGAGCACCAGAGAACGAATCTAACCTACCGTGATACGGTTTTGTGCCAAAATAATTTCCACCAGCGAGAACTTCTTTTTTTCCATCATTAGTAAAGTCAAACACTACAAAATCTAGTAGGGGAGCAACTTGTAATGATGATGGGAAAGGTACAAAGGTAAAAGAACCTTTTTCATTTTTTAAGTATCCAGACTTTAGCGTGGTAACATTTAACTCTTGAGCTCTAGATAAACTCTTGGCACCTATAATCTCTGAGATAGTTTTACCGGCAAAATCATTATTTGTACTGTATTTCTTTTTAAGATATACAAGCTGGGTTGCTAGTTCAGGAAGGTTTTGAATAGGGTAGTAGTTCCCGTTTCTTGCCGTAGCCACCAGAGTTTCGGTCTGACCGTTGTTATCAAAGTCTGCGTGATACATTTTGAGCGGCTCACCTTCTGTAGCCGTAAACTTGCTGTTAGTTCCCCAGTTGCCTAGCAGGTAATCCAGATCACCATCATCATCTATATCAAAAGGCGCTATGGTTTGCCATAAGCCAGTAAGCTCGCTTGAGATTAATGTCTCTTTAGACAGCACGCCATCATTATTTATGTAAAATTGCGGTGCCATCCATTCACCTATTACAATGAGGTCTTTCTGGTTATCATTGTTAAGATCTGTCCACACGGCATCTGTAACCATACCTATATTACCTAGGTTGTTATTTTTATCTACAGTGTATTTGCCATTGTTGTTTTTGAGAAGCACACTTTCTGGTGCTGTGCCAAAATCGCTAGTAATTACTTGATGACCTATAAACAAGTCCATATCACCATCGTTGTCATAGTCGTTTGGCGCAATAACAGAAGTGTTACCTAGTAAATTGAGAGATTGCTTTGAGAGGCTATCATCTAGTTTTAATATGTAATCATCTAGTGCAGTATTAGTTTGTGCAAAATCTGCACCAGCCGTACCCACTATAATGTTTCCGTCGTGTATGATTGCTGTTTTATCTTCGGTTTTACTCTGTTTTTTTAAGGGTTCTATATGCGCTTTCGCGAAAGCGGAATCTCCACCCAAGTATATTTGAGACGAAGTAAATTTTGAACTACCAAAATAAATATCATCCACCCCATCATTATTTATATCACCCACTGCGGTAGCTGGACCCCGATCTGAAAGTTGATAAGGAATTAATTTTTGACGGTTAAAGTCTATATAAGCATCTTCCTTGTGTATGTACTCTATGCCTAGATTTCCTGGTGTTTTTGAGAAGAGTTTTTCATTTTTTGGCAATAAACTATGGTAATCAAAAGGTGTTGAAGCCGCTGGCGACAGCTTTACCAATGAATTTGCAGCTATGTTGCGCTCAGTTTGATACGTGTTATCTGGCCATATAACCTTGAGAGAATCAATAGTCGTATTTTTAGGAAAGCCAAAATGCACTATAGGCTGTGACGATGCTTGAAATCCTCTGGCGGTATAAAGCTCTTTGTACTGGGTCTTACCTCCTGCATATGCAAATACTTTAGTACCTATCCCAAAAGGATTCTTAGCTGCGTACTCAAATTTCAGTTGGACAGATGTAGCCGTAGTATCTGTCTGGTTGATGTAGAGCGTTGCTTCTTTGTTTATATTATTAACTACAATGTCCAGGTCCCCATCATTGTCTAAATCTGCAAGGGCAGATGCGCCAGAAACAGATGGTTGAGATGCTAGCCACGTCTGTGATTTATCTTTAAAGTTCAAATCTCCAGCACCCTTAAATAACCTGTTTGGTGTTGCCCCGCTGGGCATAAGGTCTAGAGCTTCATTATCCAGCAATCGGGACTCGTTAATGCGATTTTGAATTTTATCACTAGAGATAAAGTTTATAAAATCTAGATTGTTAGGTCGCTTAGGAATACCGTTTGCAATAAATAAATCTTGTACACTATCGTGATCAAAATCTGCAAAAAGAGCGCTCCAGCTCCAGTCTGTAGCAGCAATTCCAGAAGATAGTGCTTGCTCTTTAAATTGATATCCCGGTTGATTTACAAAAAGCATATTGCGTGTAAACTGGTAGTGATACCCAAAGCGTTCTATGCGTAATCTCTGCGTCTGGATATTATCATCGCCTTCAGACGCTTTAAGAGCAACTTCATCATCTGGAAGCATATCTAATGAGATGATGTCTGGGAAGCCATCACCGTTAAGATCTGAGTTGTCATTACCCATTGAGAATCTTGAGGTGTGTGGAAAGTGTTCTTTTAAGCTTTCGCGAAAGCGTACACCTCCTTCATTAATGTAGTAGTAATCATCTTCGTGAAAATCATTACCCACATAGATATCTGGCCATCCATCTTGATTAAAATCTGCCACCGAAATGCCGAGGCCGTAGCCATTTATGCCACCATAAATACCCATCTGCTCGCTTACATCTGTAAAGTGGTTACCATCGTTTCTGAGAAGTTTGTCGCCTGTCTTTTCTGTGCGCTTGTTGCGCAGGGATGCTTTGCCAAAAGAGGACTCTGTGTGTATGGCGTGGTTGAGTAAATAAATATCTAGATCTCCATCAAGATCATAATCTAGCACTGCGGCTGTAGTGCCGTAGTCTTTAAAATCAAGTCCATAGGCTTCTGCCTGTTCTGTAAAAGTACCATCACCATTGTTTATGAATAACTCATCGTGACCAGCGAAATCATTTATACCCACCACAGCACGCACATAGATGTCTAGGTATCCATCTGCATTTGCATCAAACATAATAGCACCGGTACTCCAAGAGTTATTTCCTCCAGTTTTGGAGCTAGTTGTGATGTCTGTAAACTTGAGATTACCCTCGTTGAGATACAGTTTGTTTTGTACTTGGTTGCCAGATAGGTAAATGTCTTGTAGGCCGTCATTATTAATGTCACCCACAGCTACGCCACCACCATTATAAAAGTAGAGGTAATCTAGTATGTTAAGGGAATCGCTCTCTGCAAGTGTATTTGCAAAGGTGACTCCAGTACTGTGTCCAGGTGGAGTTTTGAAAAGCGGCAAGCTCTCATCTACAGTCTCGCGTGTACACGAGACAATGATAAGTGCGATCCATAAAAGTACTAGTGCACCTCTTCTCATAGTTAATTGTTAAGCGCAAAAACTCTAGGTTTACTGTCATTAAGCGCGGCTATAAAGTATGTGTTACCAGCTGCATCTGTAAACGTCTGTAAGTGTTTCATTTCTTCACGCACATAAAACCCACTTTTGGTATAGGGTTGCCACTCAAAGTTTGCAGAGCCATCACCTAGTAATACACTCCCAAAACTTGCATCTAGTTGAGAATACTGTGGTTTGTACTCAAAGTTATTACCACCCATAACAAGATCAAGCAGTCCATCATTGTTTACATCTGTACAGCTTATACCGCACACACAAGATAATTGTACGCCAGCAGGTAGTGCTTTTAAGGTAAAGTTTCCTTTTCCATCATTTATGGCAATAGCAGACTCAGAGGTGTTAACCTTCTTTACTTTAGAGTTTGCCAGTACCTCTGCAGAGAATAACTCATCTATAGATCTTTTTGCATAATCTGAGGCTTTTATATTCTGTTTTTTTAGTGATACGATTTGCCCCATTATTTCCTTTTTCTGGTGCAGTGGGTAATCTTTACCATTTTGAGTTATGGTAGTAATTTGCTCTATCGTACTGTTTGCATCAAAATCATTTATAAATAACTTCATAGGTGCATCTTGAGTAGGTTTGTAATGAATATTTGTTCCTTCATTACCTAGTATTAAGTCTAGATCACCATCATT harbors:
- a CDS encoding vanadium-dependent haloperoxidase, which codes for MKTQYTLIVLLTALITLSSCSKKSEPIVITPDHFHNAIDKVTEVIIHDIFSPPVASRIYAYPNIAAYEILAQDNPTFSSLSGQLTNFKAIPTPAEDASINYELAALVAHMDMSKRLIFSEQDIETYRDSLYAGWQELNEEEFVQSRDYGLQVSNHIAAWMDGDNYKQTRTMPKFSVRSDEPSRWQPTPPAYMDGIEPHWNKIRPFVINTADQFKPVPPPAFSLEEDSDFYKELKEVYDISQQITKDGDTSEEIAIAQFWDCNPYVSVTRGHLMFATKKITPGGHWVGITKIASKKAGLDVVHTLHAYTKTTIAMYDAFISCWDEKYRSNLIRPETLINDHIDDSWKPILQTPPFPEYVSGHSVVSGAAAESLTSIFGDNFSFNDDTEIAYGLPIRNFKSFRAAAQEAAISRMYGGIHYRAAVEIGLNQGKDLGQYVVSQLDMKTETGVTSN
- a CDS encoding VCBS repeat-containing protein — protein: MRRGALVLLWIALIIVSCTRETVDESLPLFKTPPGHSTGVTFANTLAESDSLNILDYLYFYNGGGVAVGDINNDGLQDIYLSGNQVQNKLYLNEGNLKFTDITTSSKTGGNNSWSTGAIMFDANADGYLDIYVRAVVGINDFAGHDELFINNGDGTFTEQAEAYGLDFKDYGTTAAVLDYDLDGDLDIYLLNHAIHTESSFGKASLRNKRTEKTGDKLLRNDGNHFTDVSEQMGIYGGINGYGLGISVADFNQDGWPDIYVGNDFHEDDYYYINEGGVRFRESLKEHFPHTSRFSMGNDNSDLNGDGFPDIISLDMLPDDEVALKASEGDDNIQTQRLRIERFGYHYQFTRNMLFVNQPGYQFKEQALSSGIAATDWSWSALFADFDHDSVQDLFIANGIPKRPNNLDFINFISSDKIQNRINESRLLDNEALDLMPSGATPNRLFKGAGDLNFKDKSQTWLASQPSVSGASALADLDNDGDLDIVVNNINKEATLYINQTDTTATSVQLKFEYAAKNPFGIGTKVFAYAGGKTQYKELYTARGFQASSQPIVHFGFPKNTTIDSLKVIWPDNTYQTERNIAANSLVKLSPAASTPFDYHSLLPKNEKLFSKTPGNLGIEYIHKEDAYIDFNRQKLIPYQLSDRGPATAVGDINNDGVDDIYFGSSKFTSSQIYLGGDSAFAKAHIEPLKKQSKTEDKTAIIHDGNIIVGTAGADFAQTNTALDDYILKLDDSLSKQSLNLLGNTSVIAPNDYDNDGDMDLFIGHQVITSDFGTAPESVLLKNNNGKYTVDKNNNLGNIGMVTDAVWTDLNNDNQKDLIVIGEWMAPQFYINNDGVLSKETLISSELTGLWQTIAPFDIDDDGDLDYLLGNWGTNSKFTATEGEPLKMYHADFDNNGQTETLVATARNGNYYPIQNLPELATQLVYLKKKYSTNNDFAGKTISEIIGAKSLSRAQELNVTTLKSGYLKNEKGSFTFVPFPSSLQVAPLLDFVVFDFTNDGKKEVLAGGNYFGTKPYHGRLDSFSGALIKSEKEIIDGYTLGIDFVQKSVRKLSIITYNNTNYLLVTFNNEPAQVYTIETTQ